One region of Triticum aestivum cultivar Chinese Spring chromosome 6B, IWGSC CS RefSeq v2.1, whole genome shotgun sequence genomic DNA includes:
- the LOC123134779 gene encoding sugar transport protein MST4: MPAGGFSASLAPPSGMEFEAKITPMVVTSCVTAATGGLMFGYDIGVSGGVTSMEDFQREFFPTVLRKRRENKGSNYCRYDNQGLQLFTSSLYLAGLVSTLFASYTTRRLGRRATMRIAGAFFIVGVIFNGAARNLGMLIVGRILLGCGVGFANQAIPLFLSEIAPTTIRGGLNSLFQINITVGILFANLVNYGTNRIHPWGWRLSLSLAGLPAVLFTLGALFMIDTPNSLIERGRQEEGKVVLKKIRGTDNVEPEFNEIVEASRVAHDIKNPFRSLLQRRNRPLLLITILLQMFQQLTGINAIMFYAPVLLTTLGFKTEASLYSAVITGAVNVLSTFVSMYTVDRVGRRMLLLDAGVQMFLSLVAIAVVMRTRVTDRSDHLGHDWAIMVVIIICNFVSSFAWSWGPLGWLIPSETFPLETRSAGQSVSVCTNLLFTSILAQVFLSMLCHLKSFIFVFFSICVAIMSLFVLFFLPETKNIPIEEMVERVWKQHWFWKRFMNDEGDNHVISEEETPPMVSLSDSFVE; this comes from the exons ATGCCGGCAGGAGGATTCTCGGCGTCTTTGGCGCCGCCGTCCGGCATGGAGTTCGAGGCCAAGATCACGCCTATGGTGGTCACCTCCTGCGTCACGGCGGCCACCGGCGGGCTCATGTTCGGCTACGACATCGGCGTCTCAG GCGGGGTGACATCCATGGAGGATTTCCAGCGTGAGTTCTTCCCGACGGTGCTTCGCAAGAGGCGCGAGAACAAGGGGAGCAACTACTGCCGATACGACAACCAAGGCCTGCAGCTCTTTACCTCGTCCctctacctcgccggcctcgtctCCACCCTCTTCGCGTCCTACACCACCCGCCGACTCGGCCGCCGCGCCACTATGCGCATAgccggcgcctttttcatcgtcggCGTCATTTTCAATGGCGCTGCACGGAACCTCGGCATGCTCATCGTCGGCAGGATCCTGCTTGGCTGCGGCGTTGGCTTCGCCAACCAG GCTATTCCTCTGTTCTTGTCAGAGATCGCGCCGACTACAATCCGCGGTGGCCTCAATTCCCTGTTCCAGATAAACATCACCGTCGGCATTTTGTTCGCCAACCTCGTCAACTATGGCACTAACAG GATCCACCCTTGGGGATGGCGTCTTTCTTTGTCCCTCGCGGGATTACCAGCTGTGCTGTTCACCCTAGGTGCGCTCTTCATGATCGATACACCCAACAGCCTCATTGAGCGCGGTCGTCAAGAGGAGGGCAAAGTTGTGCTCAAGAAGATCCGCGGCACCGACAACGTGGAGCCGGAGTTCAATGAGATCGTGGAGGCCAGTCGCGTCGCCCATGACATCAAGAACCCATTTCGAAGCCTCCTACAACGCCGCAACCGTCCCCTTCTCCTGATCACCATCCTCCTCCAGATGTTCCAGCAATTGACCGGTATAAACGCCATCATGTTCTACGCCCCGGTGCTGCTCACCACGTTGGGATTTAAGACCGAGGCTTCGCTCTACTCGGCAGTGATCACGGGGGCAGTGAACGTGTTGTCGACGTTTGTATCAATGTACACTGTAGACCGAGTGGGGAGACGGATGTTGCTGCTGGACGCCGGCGTGCAAATGTTCCTCTCGTTAGTGGCCATTGCCGTGGTGATGAGGACAAGGGTTACCGACCGCTCAGACCACCTCGGCCATGACTGGGCCATCATGGTCGTCATCATCATCTGCAATTTTGTATCCTCCTTTGCTTGGTCATGGGGCCCACTCGGGTGGCTCATCCCGAGCGAGACTTTCCCGCTCGAGACGCGCTCCGCGGGGCAGAGCGTCAGTGTCTGCACGAACCTACTCTTCACATCCATCCTTGCGCAGGTCTTCCTCTCGATGCTCTGCCACCTCAAGTCCTTCATATTTGTGTTTTTCTCCATCTGTGTTGCCATCATGTcgctcttcgtcctcttcttcctaCCCGAAACAAAGAACATTCCCATCGAGGAGATGGTTGAAAGAGTGTGGAAACAACACTGGTTCTGGAAGCGATTTATGAATGACGAAGGCGACAACCACGTCATCAGCGAGGAGGAAACACCACCGATGGTGTCACTATCTGATTCGTTTGTAGAATGA